TCCAGTACTTCGACACCGATGGCCAGGCTTACTACGATGCCGTGCCGACGTGGGACCCGCATGCCGACGTGCCGGCAGGTCTGGCCAAGGTCGCCAAGGAAATCCCGCTGGTGATCCTGTCCAACGCCGATGACTCGCAGATCCAGAAGAATGTGGCGATGCTCGGTGCGCCGTTCCACCGCGTGTACACGGCGCAGCAGGCTCAGGCCTACAAGCCGCGCCTGAAGGCGTTCGAATACATGTTCGATTCATTGGGCTGCAATCCGGAAGACGTGCTGCACGTGTCGTCCAGCCTGCGCTACGACCTGATGTCGGCCGATGACCTCGGCATCGTCAACAAGGTGTTCGTCAACCGCGGTCACGGCCCCGGCAATCCGGCGTACCGTTACACCGAGATCCAGGACATCGGCGGCCTGCCCGGTGTTGTTGGCCTCTAAGCCGCGTCTCGAT
This is a stretch of genomic DNA from Ralstonia wenshanensis. It encodes these proteins:
- a CDS encoding haloacid dehalogenase type II codes for the protein MTFRPKYITFDCYGTLTRFRMGEMTRELFADRIPAEQMEQFIADFTAYRFDEVLGDWKPYEVVLKNAVRRLCKKWKIQYFDTDGQAYYDAVPTWDPHADVPAGLAKVAKEIPLVILSNADDSQIQKNVAMLGAPFHRVYTAQQAQAYKPRLKAFEYMFDSLGCNPEDVLHVSSSLRYDLMSADDLGIVNKVFVNRGHGPGNPAYRYTEIQDIGGLPGVVGL